Proteins encoded by one window of Silvibacterium dinghuense:
- the nuoF gene encoding NADH-quinone oxidoreductase subunit NuoF, whose translation MPRLVSHPDEVKIISRRFGQGATDIDKYIELDGYKAVRMAIEKGPEWIINEMKASGLRGRGGAGFPTGLKWSFVPKQSDRAKYVLVNGDESEPATCKDHVIFLHDPHAVIEGTMIAALAIGAKMGFIYLRGEYRYLLKIMEKAVADAYAKGFLGKNIFGSGIDLEIVTQTGAGAYEVGEESALMESLEGKRGVPRIKPPFPAVVGLYGGPTVINNAETIASVPHILLMGGEPYAKVGSERNGGTRLFGISGHVERPGVYELPMGYNLKKAIYEVAGGVKDGKALKAVVPGGSSTPVLLPDEIDVGLDFDQMGKAGTMLGSGGIVVIDESVCMVEFALRTIKFYQHESCGWCIPCREGTDWLKKSITRLHAGGAEAKDIDNIRYLAENMLGRTFCPLGDAAAMPTIAFVKKFRKEFEDHLNGKGCPYHPSIDREPALV comes from the coding sequence ATGCCCAGGCTCGTCTCCCATCCCGACGAAGTCAAGATCATCTCGCGCCGCTTCGGCCAGGGCGCGACCGACATCGACAAGTACATCGAGCTCGACGGCTACAAAGCCGTGCGCATGGCCATTGAAAAAGGCCCCGAGTGGATCATCAATGAGATGAAGGCCTCTGGCCTGCGCGGTCGCGGCGGCGCTGGATTCCCCACCGGGCTCAAATGGTCTTTCGTGCCCAAGCAGTCCGACAGGGCGAAGTACGTTCTCGTCAACGGCGACGAGAGCGAGCCGGCCACCTGCAAGGATCACGTTATCTTCCTGCACGATCCCCATGCGGTCATCGAAGGCACCATGATCGCCGCCCTCGCCATCGGGGCGAAGATGGGCTTCATCTATCTGCGCGGCGAGTATCGCTACCTGCTCAAGATCATGGAGAAGGCCGTTGCCGACGCTTATGCCAAAGGCTTCCTGGGCAAGAACATCTTCGGCTCGGGCATCGATCTTGAAATTGTGACGCAGACCGGTGCAGGAGCCTACGAAGTCGGAGAAGAGTCGGCGCTGATGGAGTCGCTCGAAGGCAAGCGCGGCGTGCCGCGCATCAAGCCTCCCTTCCCTGCTGTCGTCGGCCTGTACGGCGGCCCTACGGTCATCAACAATGCCGAGACGATCGCTTCTGTGCCGCATATCCTGCTGATGGGCGGCGAGCCCTACGCGAAGGTCGGCTCCGAACGCAATGGCGGAACGCGTCTCTTTGGCATCAGCGGCCACGTTGAGCGCCCTGGCGTCTATGAGCTGCCAATGGGCTACAACCTCAAGAAGGCTATCTACGAGGTTGCCGGCGGCGTAAAGGACGGCAAGGCACTCAAGGCCGTCGTCCCCGGCGGATCTTCGACGCCCGTATTGCTGCCGGACGAAATCGACGTAGGCCTCGATTTCGACCAGATGGGCAAGGCCGGCACCATGCTCGGCTCAGGCGGCATCGTGGTCATCGACGAGAGCGTCTGCATGGTCGAGTTCGCGCTGCGGACGATCAAGTTCTATCAGCATGAGAGCTGCGGGTGGTGTATTCCCTGCCGCGAAGGCACAGATTGGCTGAAGAAGTCGATTACCCGCCTGCACGCCGGCGGCGCGGAAGCGAAGGACATCGATAACATCCGCTATCTTGCCGAGAACATGCTGGGCCGCACCTTCTGCCCGCTCGGGGATGCAGCGGCGATGCCCACGATCGCTTTCGTCAAGAAGTTCCGCAAGGAATTCGAGGATCACCTGAACGGCAAGGGCTGCCCTTATCACCCTTCGATCGACCGTGAACCGGCGCTGGTATAA